The Bombus vancouverensis nearcticus chromosome 3, iyBomVanc1_principal, whole genome shotgun sequence genomic sequence CTTTGTAAACCATGTAATGCTTGTATAGCAGCCTGTAagtagatatttttaaaataaataatcctaataaacatacatatatgcaCAGTTTACTCCTTTGTTCTCACtcaatttttgaatattttatcaatcaaataacaatttatattataccttatataaattatcatcgcgaagaatattattaatttgttcCATAATTGAATATTAGACAAATAGAAAATTCACTATAACTTCAAATACATGTATTAAGCATAGAAAGTTACCTCATAACTTGCTACACAAACATAACGTTTGATAAGTTTATCCCACATTACTTtatctttttaataaataaagcaGAAGTACAAAATCATTTCTTACATAATTATCTACCATAATATCTACTTCGTACAGAGTTTATATCAGGAAACTCCCCCTGTTTAACATGAATTTCATTCATTGATGAATTCTGTTCCATTATTTGTCCCCCACCTACGTTTATCTACAATCTGTACGTCTACAGTCTACAGTGGTATGAGTATGAAGTCACGAGGTCATGTATACTGCCTCTCTCGCTATAATCACATTTTTTCTTTGCATATAGcaatatattttacttttatctttCCCAAGAGAAAATTCTATTACGTAAATTTTTGTAACTGCTTAAATAATTATATGATTCTTATTATACTGAATAATTTAAAAGCATTAAAACAAGTTTAAAAACATTCGTTTTTCACAAATGTATGTACATGTCAAATTTAACCATTGGTGACCATGTGGATATTCGACTTACTCTCAGCAGATTAATTTTCTGTCACTAGTTAGCGTATTGAAATTCTCAGTTTCCCAATATCTACATTCAGTTGTGCAAATACGACATGTATCGTATCAGTCACGACATGACGACACCATCGATGCCTTCTTCTTATCTTCGAAATTTCGTAACTCTCCATTTCGACAGTCAAAAAACTTGTTGTTTTTTGTTTCAGAACTTTACGATCAAACGTTTGTTAATAATATACGATACTACTTGATAAAACGATACTACAATACTACGATAAAACTTGTTAAGATAAAGTTATATGTTATCTCTAATATTCTAGAGAtttctacattatattataaCTAATTTAAAAACGTAACAAGTACCGTTGTCTTTTTTATTGAAGTGTGATTCTttatatgaaattataataacagTACAAACTATGATTTATTAACAAGAATAAAATGAAGACttacttctttatttatttgctttatcaatgaaaaaaataatttaaacacaTAATTAAGGCTATGAAaacaaatttaatgaaatatttttagtgAAATCAATTGTAGTCCTTCAAATTATATTtagagaatgaaaaatattgtaaagGATAGAAATCCAATATTAATGTATATACTAAAATAATTAAGTCAAAtactaaatttaaattataataggTAACTTACATTATAAAAAACTTAGTTCGGttatttttaatctttccaCGTCATGCAAATATGTATATAGCATCAGAGAGAAAATTCCTCTTTGATAGTATTTAAATATCGCTTGCTGATGCGCGCGCTTGTTGGATCTAATGATTTACACCAAGCTATATGTTACATCTGCAACTTCCATTAACATCTGCTGGAGTCATTCGTGTTATAGGTAAAACCATTTTTTGAGTGTCATTTTCAAGATCTTTATATTTCGTTTCCGAAGGTCTAAGTAGATCTTTAACAATGGCAGATATGTCGATGAATATTGTTACCTCGCGAAAGATGTCTTTTGGTATTAACGGAAAATTAAATGGTATAGAAAGCAAAACACCTTTTCTAATTGGAGTTTCAGGCGGCACTGCCAGTGGAAAAGTAAGTAATGTATCATTTTGTGTTTCCGAAATatctaaattatatttaaataatttgtgCAAGATATATTTTCGGTCTAACTTAACCTCTAAAAAAAACGTGTACTTGAAAATTATAAGATCTTTGATTAATTTTCCGATCGAAGAGCTAATGAAAACAATGTTTTTCGTCCTTTCAGTCAACCGTGTGCAAGCGTATAATGGAAAAACTAGGGCAAGTAGACATGGATCACATGCAACGACAAGTAGTTTGTATTTCACAAGATAGTTTTTATCGAGATTTATCGTCAGCCGAAAAACTTAAAGCAGAAAAAGGTCAATATAATTTCGATCACCCTGACGCATTTGATAATGATTTGATTCTTCAAACATTACAAGACATACTAGCTGGAGTAAAATGTGAAATACCAGCCTATGATTATAGAACAAACAGTTTGTACGTAtcatttaaaacaattttagtgacataaattactaataaaaataaaattaatcattttttgtGGGATTTTAGAGTGAAAGATCAAATTACAACAATTTATCCTGCTGATGTAGTTCTGTTTGAAGGCATTTTAGTGTTTTATTTCCCTAAAATACGAGACTTATTTCATATGAAACTATTTGTGGATACTGATTCAGATACTAGATTAGCTAGAAGAGGTAATAATATAAAGCATTTGTCATGTTTCCTCTTTTAGAGTTGCATATGTAAATATTATGAATGAATACTTTCAACTTTTACAGTACCAAGAGAcataaaagaaagaggaagggaTTTAGATTATGTATTGAATCAATACATGAATTTTGTGAAACCTGCATTTGAAGAGTTTTGTCTTCCCACTAAAAAATTTGCTGATGTTATTATACCAAGAGGTGCAGACAATACAGGTAAATCAtgatatcgttataatgtaataaggatCATGTGCAACAATTTAATTTAGGaaagtaaattatttatattttaactccTTACTGCGTTTGGTATTAAACATGTAATAGTTATTATTAACTTGTTcatgaaattaatttacattatatCATAACCAAAATTCAGTTTCATAAAATTTGATTAGATATGAAAATCAATTACAACTCTATGATcatgataattatatttattctaaTGGTGATTCTAAAGTGTACACTCCAAATGCAAATTTTGATTGATAAGGCAGCTGAAAATTTTCCTcttca encodes the following:
- the Uck gene encoding uridine-cytidine kinase isoform X2, with protein sequence MLHLQLPLTSAGVIRVIDMSMNIVTSRKMSFGINGKLNGIESKTPFLIGVSGGTASGKSTVCKRIMEKLGQVDMDHMQRQVVCISQDSFYRDLSSAEKLKAEKGQYNFDHPDAFDNDLILQTLQDILAGVKCEIPAYDYRTNSLVKDQITTIYPADVVLFEGILVFYFPKIRDLFHMKLFVDTDSDTRLARRVPRDIKERGRDLDYVLNQYMNFVKPAFEEFCLPTKKFADVIIPRGADNTVAIDLIVQHIRDFLSNRGRDTVQPENSINRTDKLSKRPH
- the Uck gene encoding uridine-cytidine kinase isoform X1, producing MLHLQLPLTSAGVIRVIDMSMNIVTSRKMSFGINGKLNGIESKTPFLIGVSGGTASGKSTVCKRIMEKLGQVDMDHMQRQVVCISQDSFYRDLSSAEKLKAEKGQYNFDHPDAFDNDLILQTLQDILAGVKCEIPAYDYRTNSLVKDQITTIYPADVVLFEGILVFYFPKIRDLFHMKLFVDTDSDTRLARRVPRDIKERGRDLDYVLNQYMNFVKPAFEEFCLPTKKFADVIIPRGADNTVAIDLIVHHIWDILRLKKAENSSRQHPYIHQHRRTSTSSDTFSR